In Carassius carassius chromosome 5, fCarCar2.1, whole genome shotgun sequence, one genomic interval encodes:
- the LOC132141076 gene encoding transient receptor potential cation channel subfamily V member 1-like — protein sequence MSKSRDSSSTFFLETDDQTQEQREKAKQMKKGVLKDKRPMDSNYLDETDDPAHKIKFNLHFDRGIRKVKEEPSQQDSERFTLKRLFDAVSSGDVSKLQGLHQYLHKNMKRLTDSQYKSNGKTALLKALLNLREGENDTIEHLLEIAEKLGDLKHFVNAAYTDSFYKGQTALHVAIERRSAKFVQMLVKKGADVHVKACGKFFQPNQETCFYFGELPLSLAACTNQPDIVDFLMNNPYQTVDVRERDSHGNTVLHALVSIADNSPENTEFVISMYDHILFKTDQLHPKIKLEEIENNEGLNPLTLAAKTGKLGLLKHIVQREFKGRRHLSRKITEWAYGPVCSSLYDLTSLDTYDNNSALEIIVYGSEIPNRLEMLHIEPFNRLIEEKWQRFAKQMFLFNFIVYVIYLFIFTAVAYHREAGKDINNNQPPFRYRNNSQDYLLLTGHVISTIGALYFFIRGLIDLLRKRPGFQSLLIDGYTDQLFFLQAVLFLVCALLYCLGQDQYVAWLVLCLALSWVNLLYFSRGSKNMGIYSVMIQNMVLGEIRRFIVVYMVFLIGFSTAVVTLLEEESTNKDQRANSSENLCNEGQSNKTEFKSIYFTTLELFKFTIGMGDLEFTDQYQYAEVFYVLLILYIVMTYILMLNMLIALMNQRVEEMSVESTNIWKLQRAITTLDMEWMLPQCLKIKWRSGQEKDLDGGQEPDRRWCFSVEEVNWNQWNRNLGVITEDPGRCLSVPSPTQLQKEPSQRGLMQTFSKRWTQTQQHRDVQELSPLAEASTSV from the exons ATGAGTAAATCAAGAGACAGCAGCTCCACATTCTTCCTGGAGACAGATGACCAGACACAGGAGCAAAGGGAAAAGGCCAAACAGATGAAGAAAGGTGTCTTAAAGGACAAGAGGCCCATGGATTCTAATTACCTGGATGAGACAGATGACCCTGCACACAAAATTAAATTTAACCTGCACTTTGACAG GGGAATCAGAAAAGTGAAAGAGGAACCATCTCAGCAGGACAGTGAGAGGTTTACCCTCAAGAGGCTGTTTGATGCCGTGTCCAGTGGCGATGTGTCTAAACTGCAGGGTTTACATCAGTACCTGCACAAAAACATGAAACGGCTCACTGACTCTCAGT ATAAGTCCAATGGAAAGACTGCCCTGCTgaaagcacttttaaatttgagGGAAGGCGAGAATGACACTATTGAACATCTGCTGGAAATTGCAGAGAAACTTGgagatttaaaacattttgtcaATGCTGCTTACACAGACAGTTTCTACAAAG GTCAGACAGCACTCCATGTTGCAATTGAACGGAGGAGTGCAAAATTTGTACAGATGCTGGTTAAGAAAGGGGCTGATGTCCATGTTAAAGCCTGTGGGAAATTCTTTCAGCCCAATCAAGAGACATGTTTCTATTTTG GTGAGCTGCCCTTGTCGCTGGCTGCTTGCACTAATCAGCCAGACATTGTGGACTTCCTTATGAACAACCCTTACCAGACGGTGGATGTCAGGGAGAGGGACTCTCATGGAAACACAGTGCTTCATGCATTAGTATCCATAGCTGATAACAGTCCTGAAAACACAGAGTTTGTCATCTCCATGTATGACCACATCTTATTCAAAACTGACCAACTTCACCCCAAGATCAAGCTGGAGGAAATTGAAAATAATGAAGGACTCAACCCACTCACACTTGCTGCCAAAACAGGAAAACTGGGG CTGTTAAAGCACATCGTGCAGCGGGAGTTTAAGGGGCGGCGACATCTGTCACGGAAGATCACGGAGTGGGCCTACGGTCCAGTGTGCTCGTCTCTGTATGACCTCACCTCTCTCGACACCTACGACAACAACTCCGCGCTGGAGATAATCGTTTATGGCAGTGAGATTCCT AATCGCCTCGAGATGCTCCATATTGAACCATTTAACCGACTAATTGAAGAGAAGTGGCAGAGATTTGCGAAACAGATGTTCTTGTTCAACTTTATTGTTTATGTTATCTACCTTTTCATATTCACTGCAGTAGCTTATCACCGAGAAGCAGGGAAGGACATTAACAACAACCAA CCCCCATTTCGTTATAGAAATAATAGCCAAGACTACTTGCTTCTGACAGGACACGTCATAAGTACCATTGGAGCACTTTACTTCTTTATTAGAGGG TTGATAGATTTGTTAAGAAAGCGTCCAGGATTTCAGTCCCTGCTCATAGATGGATACACTGATCAGCTTTT TTTTCTGCAGGCTGTGCTCTTCCTGGTGTGTGCTCTTCTGTACTGCTTGGGTCAGGACCAATATGTGGCCTGGCTAGTTTTGTGTCTTGCCTTGAGCTGGGTAAATCTACTGTACTTCTCTAGAGGGTCCAAAAATATGGGAATCTACAGTGTCATGATACAAAAT ATGGTTCTTGGGGAAATCCGTCGGTTCATTGTTGTGTACATGGTCTTCCTCATTGGGTTCTCTACAG CCGTGGTAACTCTGCTTGAAGAGGAGTCTACCAACAAAGATCAAAGAGCAAACAGTTCTGAAAATCTATGTAATGAAGGACAATCTAATAAGACCGAATTCAAGAGCATCtacttcaccactctggagttgttCAAGTTTACGATTGGCATGGGAGATCTGGAGTTCACCGATCAATATCAATATGCAGAGGTCTTCTATGTGCTGCTGATTCTGTATATAGTGATGACGTACATTTTGATGCTGAACATGCTGATCGCTCTGATGAATCAAAGAGTGGAGGAGATGTCCGTAGAGAGCACCAACATCTGGAAACTACAG CGCGCAATCACCACCTTGGACATGGAGTGGATGCTTCCCCAATGTCTGAAGATAAAGTGGCGTTCTGGGCAAGAGAAGGATCTAGACGGGGGGCAGGAGCCTGATCGACGCTGGTGCTTTAG TGTGGAGGAAGTCAACTGGAACCAATGGAACAGAAACCTGGGTGTAATTACCGAGGACCCTGGGAGATGCCTGTCTGTACCTTCCCCAACTCAACTTCAGAAAG AGCCCAGCCAGCGTGGACTCATGCAAACGTTCAGTAAACGTTGGACACAGACACAACAACACAGAGATGTCCAGGAGCTGAGTCCTCTAGCTGAGGCATCTACCTCCGTCTGA
- the LOC132140373 gene encoding ER membrane protein complex subunit 6-like, giving the protein MATVASKRDGPQFISEAAVRGNSAVLDYCRTSVSALSGATAGILGLAGLYGFVFYFLASFLLSLLLILKAGRRWNKCFKSRRLLFTGGLVGGLFTYVLFWTFLYGMVHVY; this is encoded by the coding sequence ATGGCCACGGTAGCATCCAAACGCGATGGACCGCAGTTCATCAGCGAGGCGGCCGTCAGAGGAAACAGCGCCGTGCTCGACTACTGCCGCACGTCCGTATCCGCGCTCTCCGGCGCCACGGCGGGAATCCTCGGCCTGGCCGGACTCTACGGCTTCGTCTTTTATTTCCTTGCTTCTTTCCTGCTGTCCTTGCTCCTGATTCTCAAAGCCGGTCGCCGGTGGAACAAGTGCTTCAAATCTCGACGTCTGCTCTTCACCGGGGGCCTCGTGGGCGGCCTGTTTACTTACGTGCTGTTCTGGACTTTCCTCTACGGAATGGTGCATGTGTACTAA